Proteins encoded by one window of Dietzia sp. B32:
- a CDS encoding DEAD/DEAH box helicase, whose protein sequence is MDNNDEDRTATAGDEVDTDASTPEPAAAPADSGTATATAAASSAGGEDEPEVTFADMGLAPAVAQAVKDVGYEVPSAIQAATIPLVLEGRDVVGLAQTGTGKTAAFALPILSLIDPAVKSPQALILAPTRELALQVAEACVTYSANMPQVNVLPIYGGQAYGIQLSGLRRGAQIIVGTPGRVIDHLKKGTLDLSGLRHLVLDEADEMLAMGFQEDVERILSDTPESTQVALFSATMPAAIRRISQKYLTNPTEVKVASKTSTAPTISQRYVLVNHRDKLDALTRIFEVEDFDAMILFVRTKSATEELAERLRARGFSAAPINGDIPQNLRERTIEALKDGRTDILVATDVAARGLDVPRISHVVNYDIPHDTESYIHRIGRTGRAGRSGQALLFVTPRERRLLSQIERATRQPLTEIQLPSVDDVNEMRMAKFAQSITESLEDPSIALFRRLVEEYASEHSVSMSDIAAALATQSRNSDDFLMREPERPQRRDDRRDDRRDRPAREFSDGPRPSRSGKNMAQYRIAVGKRNNVKPGSIMGALANEAGLRGGDIGRISIRFDHSIVELPADLPSDQLNSMKGIRVGGSEIDIRPDSGAPSGRPSSFRDDRGGKPRGGGPRRDDRGDRGDRFNDRRGDRRDDKRDDRGGFRRGEDDRRGGGFRGRSAGGPDRH, encoded by the coding sequence ATGGACAACAATGACGAGGACCGTACCGCCACCGCCGGCGACGAGGTCGACACCGACGCCAGCACCCCCGAACCAGCCGCCGCCCCCGCGGACTCCGGCACCGCCACCGCCACCGCAGCCGCCTCATCGGCGGGAGGAGAGGACGAGCCCGAGGTGACCTTCGCCGACATGGGGCTGGCACCGGCCGTCGCGCAGGCGGTCAAGGACGTGGGTTACGAGGTCCCCTCGGCGATCCAGGCGGCGACGATCCCGCTGGTACTCGAGGGGCGGGACGTCGTCGGGCTGGCGCAGACTGGTACGGGCAAGACCGCCGCGTTCGCGTTGCCGATCCTCTCGCTGATCGATCCGGCGGTGAAGAGCCCCCAGGCCCTGATCCTGGCCCCGACCCGCGAGCTCGCCCTCCAGGTCGCCGAGGCGTGTGTCACGTACTCGGCGAACATGCCCCAGGTGAACGTCCTCCCCATCTACGGCGGTCAGGCGTACGGCATCCAGCTCTCCGGGCTGCGGCGCGGTGCCCAGATCATCGTCGGCACCCCCGGCCGTGTGATCGATCACCTCAAGAAGGGCACCCTCGACCTGTCGGGTCTGCGTCACCTCGTCCTCGACGAGGCCGACGAGATGCTCGCGATGGGCTTCCAGGAGGACGTCGAACGGATCCTCTCGGACACCCCGGAGTCGACCCAGGTGGCCCTGTTCTCGGCGACCATGCCCGCGGCGATCCGTCGTATCTCGCAGAAGTATCTCACCAATCCGACCGAGGTGAAGGTCGCGTCCAAGACCTCGACGGCACCGACCATCTCGCAGCGATACGTGCTGGTCAACCACCGGGACAAGCTCGACGCCCTGACGCGGATCTTCGAGGTCGAGGACTTCGACGCGATGATCCTGTTCGTGCGCACCAAGTCCGCGACCGAGGAACTGGCGGAGCGGCTCCGGGCACGCGGGTTCTCTGCGGCGCCCATCAACGGTGACATCCCGCAGAATCTCCGGGAGCGCACCATCGAGGCGCTGAAGGACGGACGCACGGACATCCTGGTCGCCACCGACGTGGCCGCCCGAGGCCTCGACGTCCCGCGGATCAGCCATGTCGTCAACTACGACATCCCGCATGACACCGAGTCGTACATCCACCGCATCGGTCGCACCGGCCGCGCCGGCCGGAGCGGTCAGGCGCTGCTGTTCGTCACCCCCCGGGAGCGGCGACTCCTCTCGCAGATCGAGCGCGCGACCCGCCAACCGCTGACCGAGATCCAGCTCCCGAGTGTGGACGACGTCAACGAGATGCGGATGGCCAAGTTCGCGCAGTCGATCACCGAGAGCCTCGAGGACCCGAGCATCGCGCTCTTCCGCCGCCTGGTGGAGGAGTACGCCTCCGAGCATTCCGTGTCGATGTCCGACATCGCGGCAGCACTGGCGACCCAGTCGCGGAATTCGGACGACTTCCTCATGCGTGAGCCCGAGCGTCCGCAGCGCCGGGACGACCGCCGGGACGATCGCCGCGATCGGCCGGCACGGGAGTTCTCCGACGGCCCGCGGCCGTCGCGCTCCGGGAAGAACATGGCGCAGTACCGGATCGCGGTGGGCAAGCGGAACAACGTCAAGCCCGGCTCGATCATGGGGGCCCTGGCGAACGAGGCCGGTCTCCGGGGTGGCGACATCGGACGCATCTCGATCCGATTCGACCACTCCATCGTCGAACTCCCGGCGGATCTCCCCTCGGACCAGCTTAATTCCATGAAGGGCATCCGGGTGGGCGGTTCCGAGATCGACATCCGCCCGGATTCGGGCGCACCGTCCGGGCGCCCGTCCTCATTCCGGGACGACCGGGGTGGCAAGCCGCGTGGTGGCGGGCCCCGCCGCGATGACCGCGGTGACCGTGGCGACCGGTTCAACGACCGTCGCGGTGACCGACGGGACGACAAGCGCGACGACCGCGGGGGCTTCCGCCGTGGTGAGGACGACCGCCGAGGTGGCGGGTTCCGCGGGCGTTCCGCTGGTGGTCCCGACCGTCACTGA
- a CDS encoding MFS transporter, translating to MRGALTGNPAPRTRLPADVWVLVAAAFAVAIGYGLVAPVLPQFARSFDVSVTAASVIVSAFAFFRLVFAPAGGFLVDRLGERWVYMSGLLIVVVSTLATGLAQSYWQLLVFRGLGGLGSTMFTISAMALLTRLSPPGARGRIAGLYATAFLIGNIGGPVLGGLLAGFGMRIPFFVYAGTLLVATGVVAVFLRGGRRPSADDGATGQEPLLVGEALRHSGYRAALISSFVNGWTSFGVRVAIVPLFAAANFDAGAGIAGTALASFAVGTASVVSFAGWLSDRYGRRPMVILGLVISGVTTLVLGWCDTVPLLVAASVIAGMGAGILNPSQQAAVADVIGADRAGGKVLATFQMASDSGAILGPIVVGLVVDLLGYKTGFAVSGVLLLVAVVPWIVAEETHGSADRATTGE from the coding sequence GTGAGGGGCGCGCTCACGGGTAACCCCGCGCCGCGTACCCGGTTGCCGGCGGACGTCTGGGTGCTGGTCGCGGCGGCGTTCGCCGTCGCGATCGGCTACGGACTGGTCGCCCCCGTGCTGCCCCAGTTCGCCCGCAGCTTCGACGTATCGGTGACCGCGGCGTCGGTCATCGTCAGCGCGTTCGCCTTCTTCCGGTTGGTGTTCGCCCCGGCCGGCGGGTTCCTCGTCGACAGGCTCGGTGAACGATGGGTCTACATGTCCGGCCTGCTCATCGTGGTGGTCTCCACGTTGGCGACGGGGCTGGCCCAGAGTTACTGGCAACTCCTGGTGTTCCGGGGGCTGGGCGGGCTCGGGTCGACCATGTTCACCATCTCCGCCATGGCCCTGCTCACCAGGCTGTCGCCGCCCGGCGCGCGGGGTCGGATCGCGGGGCTGTACGCCACGGCCTTCCTCATCGGCAACATCGGCGGCCCCGTCCTGGGCGGACTGTTGGCGGGGTTCGGGATGCGCATCCCGTTCTTCGTGTACGCGGGCACTCTGCTGGTGGCGACCGGCGTCGTGGCGGTCTTCCTGCGAGGGGGCCGACGCCCCTCGGCCGACGACGGGGCGACCGGTCAGGAACCCCTCCTGGTGGGCGAGGCACTCCGGCACAGCGGGTATCGCGCCGCACTGATCTCCAGTTTCGTCAACGGGTGGACGTCGTTCGGTGTGCGGGTCGCGATCGTTCCGCTGTTCGCCGCGGCGAACTTCGATGCCGGAGCCGGCATCGCCGGGACCGCCCTCGCCTCGTTCGCGGTGGGAACCGCATCGGTGGTCTCGTTCGCGGGATGGCTGTCCGACAGGTACGGGCGGCGCCCGATGGTGATCCTGGGGCTGGTGATCTCCGGTGTGACGACCCTCGTCCTGGGATGGTGCGACACCGTCCCGCTCCTGGTGGCGGCCTCGGTCATCGCCGGGATGGGCGCGGGCATCCTCAACCCGTCGCAGCAGGCCGCGGTCGCCGATGTGATCGGCGCGGACCGGGCCGGCGGCAAGGTCCTCGCAACCTTCCAGATGGCCAGCGACTCCGGTGCGATCCTCGGCCCGATCGTGGTGGGACTCGTGGTGGACCTGCTGGGCTACAAGACGGGCTTCGCCGTTTCCGGCGTGCTGCTGCTGGTGGCCGTGGTCCCCTGGATCGTCGCCGAGGAGACCCACGGGTCCGCGGATCGCGCGACGACGGGGGAGTGA